The following proteins are co-located in the Pseudomonas synxantha genome:
- a CDS encoding T6SS immunity protein Tli4 family protein — MITHMRTWALGRGLIDLPANWSGGGDVKLYYGLGADHSSVEVRVLGEGVTQQRFDAALNERAHRIAAVKNDEQQNASMLVSASRETPQKIWLQYFESTEVPDTFVHEFHLLVGDAYVMLRAESYDGDTAPVEARLLKLSKEIFKVAPENAGAGFALGPIVIRSHHDQEIASFDFSPPASDVSLNIYINALSPDDEERLHVRTQKDTKIFLAGDYENLRAGKITLADMQAEESLIGFSDDTHRQILFVSENYRDNPSLSRPAMSIRLSAGGMSAGPIDPDEPEDLVRWTLPQFANKGYDLPLWQQPASPDPVNPSLTDYEAMAVWDAILKSVRIRYGSVAPKPDPWANIRGPSAEEAAESKRILDEFIASLEKRRSLPGDSDQ; from the coding sequence ATGATTACCCACATGCGCACTTGGGCGCTGGGCCGAGGCTTGATTGATTTGCCGGCCAACTGGAGTGGCGGCGGTGACGTGAAGCTCTACTACGGGCTAGGCGCCGATCATTCGTCGGTAGAGGTGCGAGTCTTGGGAGAGGGCGTGACGCAGCAGCGGTTTGATGCCGCATTGAACGAGCGTGCGCACCGAATCGCGGCGGTCAAGAACGATGAACAGCAGAACGCATCTATGTTGGTTTCAGCAAGTCGTGAAACCCCGCAGAAGATATGGCTGCAGTATTTTGAGAGCACCGAAGTCCCAGACACCTTCGTCCACGAATTCCATCTGCTGGTGGGTGACGCCTACGTCATGCTCCGCGCCGAATCCTATGACGGTGATACAGCCCCCGTTGAGGCCCGCCTGTTAAAGCTGTCCAAGGAAATATTCAAAGTTGCACCTGAGAACGCCGGTGCAGGCTTTGCTCTGGGGCCGATTGTGATCCGAAGTCATCACGACCAAGAAATCGCCAGCTTCGATTTCAGCCCTCCTGCTTCAGACGTATCGCTGAACATCTACATCAACGCGCTCTCACCGGATGACGAAGAACGCTTGCACGTGCGCACCCAAAAAGACACGAAGATTTTTCTCGCCGGCGATTACGAAAATCTGCGCGCTGGAAAAATCACACTGGCCGACATGCAAGCCGAAGAGTCCCTGATCGGTTTCAGCGACGATACTCACCGTCAAATACTCTTTGTCAGCGAGAACTATCGAGACAACCCCTCCCTGAGCCGCCCTGCCATGAGCATTCGCCTTTCAGCAGGAGGTATGAGCGCAGGTCCAATAGACCCCGATGAACCAGAAGACCTCGTTCGATGGACCCTTCCCCAATTCGCCAACAAAGGCTACGACCTCCCGCTTTGGCAACAGCCCGCCAGTCCGGACCCCGTCAATCCCTCACTCACCGACTACGAAGCCATGGCCGTGTGGGATGCAATCCTCAAGTCCGTGCGCATCCGCTACGGCTCGGTCGCGCCCAAGCCGGATCCCTGGGCCAATATTCGCGGGCCCAGTGCCGAGGAAGCTGCCGAAAGCAAACGCATCCTCGATGAGTTCATCGCCAGTTTGGAAAAGCGCAGGTCGTTACCAGGGGATAGCGATCAATGA
- a CDS encoding esterase/lipase family protein, producing MTDNPSAPRVAPMTYNARGNPVHTWTLTPSHITDPVHCILPPDGILPVIFVPGIMGSNLKSKPAEEEGGQQEEAGVPVWRLDAGFMGKNMWLAMNWINKKAGIRQKLLHPIRVEVDNEGAVPKRPAGTVTAQSGPDNKNTTQALSKRYRERGWGEVSETSYHAFLLWLEDTLNNHFLPHQWPQFDIRPEHLHTVAVEPGPTHITRLKPETPIAMPGLGATLASQLPPVISDELLARGDYRMPVHACGYNWLDSNEQAALRLAERIEELMHQYGRNCQQVILVTHSMGGLVARRCAQLPGMSAKIAGVVHGVMPATGAPVAYRRCKVGMSDEDPIAGAVIGPSGQEVTAVFAQAPGALQLLPTQDYTPGWLRLVDDRGLSAMPRQPVKDPYEEIYLRRDRWWGLLREEWLAPKDGDAITWEIFEENISEAKQFHLTLAGSYHPQTYVYYGSEDKHPSFESITWKMTRGATVNGLHGSRPDSYTVSNLQMHQVRDDGRSPVYVGGHEQSIPPMRGDPDAPVKTVQTSYWELHCKMQDDSGDGTVPVSSGSAPIKHARNGGVRQQIKAPGFDHEASYANPLTQQFTLYSIIKIAAKAKRPLCVG from the coding sequence ATGACCGACAACCCATCGGCGCCTCGTGTTGCGCCCATGACCTACAACGCTCGGGGCAACCCCGTGCATACCTGGACCCTGACGCCCAGCCACATCACCGACCCGGTGCACTGCATATTGCCGCCGGACGGGATTTTGCCGGTGATTTTTGTGCCGGGGATTATGGGGTCGAATTTGAAGAGTAAGCCTGCCGAAGAGGAAGGCGGGCAGCAAGAGGAGGCTGGCGTACCCGTCTGGCGGCTTGATGCGGGGTTCATGGGCAAGAATATGTGGCTGGCCATGAACTGGATCAACAAAAAGGCCGGTATACGACAAAAACTGTTGCACCCGATCAGGGTGGAGGTTGATAACGAAGGCGCAGTGCCCAAACGTCCTGCTGGCACGGTCACAGCGCAGTCGGGGCCGGACAATAAGAACACAACACAGGCCCTGAGCAAACGCTACAGGGAGCGCGGCTGGGGCGAGGTCAGTGAAACCAGCTACCACGCGTTTCTTCTTTGGCTGGAAGACACCCTGAACAACCATTTCCTGCCTCACCAATGGCCGCAATTCGACATTCGGCCCGAGCATCTGCATACCGTTGCTGTCGAGCCTGGGCCGACTCATATCACTCGGTTAAAACCCGAAACTCCCATTGCCATGCCGGGATTGGGGGCCACCCTGGCCAGCCAGTTGCCGCCGGTTATCTCGGATGAGTTGTTGGCGCGCGGTGACTATCGAATGCCGGTGCATGCGTGTGGGTATAACTGGTTGGATTCCAACGAGCAGGCGGCACTCAGGCTGGCCGAGCGCATTGAAGAGCTGATGCACCAATATGGTCGCAACTGCCAGCAGGTGATTCTGGTCACGCACTCCATGGGCGGCCTGGTAGCAAGGCGCTGTGCGCAACTGCCAGGCATGAGCGCCAAGATCGCCGGAGTGGTGCACGGCGTAATGCCCGCGACGGGGGCGCCAGTGGCGTATCGCCGATGCAAGGTTGGCATGAGCGACGAAGACCCCATTGCCGGTGCGGTAATTGGCCCAAGCGGGCAGGAAGTCACTGCGGTGTTCGCGCAGGCGCCCGGTGCCTTGCAATTGCTGCCGACCCAGGATTACACGCCCGGCTGGCTTAGGCTGGTCGACGACCGGGGCCTTTCGGCAATGCCGCGCCAACCGGTAAAAGATCCTTACGAAGAGATCTATTTACGTCGTGACCGTTGGTGGGGGTTATTGCGCGAAGAATGGTTGGCGCCCAAGGATGGTGATGCGATCACGTGGGAGATTTTTGAGGAAAACATATCGGAAGCGAAGCAGTTCCATCTGACACTCGCGGGCTCCTATCACCCCCAAACCTACGTCTACTACGGCAGCGAAGACAAGCACCCCAGCTTCGAGTCCATCACCTGGAAAATGACTCGCGGGGCCACTGTCAATGGCCTCCACGGCTCACGCCCCGATAGCTACACGGTTTCAAATCTGCAGATGCATCAGGTCCGCGATGACGGCCGCAGCCCGGTTTACGTCGGCGGCCACGAGCAATCCATACCACCCATGCGGGGCGATCCCGATGCGCCCGTCAAAACCGTGCAGACCAGCTATTGGGAGCTGCATTGCAAAATGCAGGACGACTCCGGCGACGGCACCGTACCGGTCAGTTCGGGCAGCGCACCGATAAAACATGCTCGCAACGGTGGCGTCCGCCAGCAAATCAAGGCGCCCGGCTTTGATCATGAAGCGTCCTACGCCAACCCGTTAACACAGCAATTCACCCTCTATTCAATCATCAAAATAGCGGCGAAAGCCAAGAGGCCCCTATGCGTCGGCTGA
- a CDS encoding T6SS immunity protein Tli4 family protein yields the protein MTSNMRTWALGRGLIDLPANCSGGGDVKLFYGLGADHSSVEVRVLGEGVTQQRFDTALNERSHRIAAIKNYMQSDVPMLVSARRETSKSVMLQYYMRMTQRQTFVHELHLLVDDVYVMLRADSFKGNTAPVEARLLKLSKEIFKVTAPQNAGAGFALGPIVIRSHHDQEIASFYFRPPASDVSLTIYINALSPDDEERLHVRTQKDTKIFLAGDYENLRAGKITLADMQAEESLIGFSDDTHRQILFVSENYRENPSLSRPAMSLRLSAGGMSAGPIDPDEPEDLVRWTLPQFANKGYDLPLWQQPASPDPVNPPLTDYEAMAVWDAILKSVRIRYGAVAPKPDPWANIRGPSAEEAAESKRILDEFIASFAQRKP from the coding sequence ATGACAAGCAACATGCGCACCTGGGCGTTGGGCCGAGGCTTGATTGATTTGCCGGCCAACTGCAGTGGCGGCGGCGATGTGAAACTGTTCTACGGGCTGGGCGCCGATCATTCGTCGGTAGAGGTGCGAGTCTTGGGAGAGGGCGTGACGCAGCAGCGGTTTGATACCGCACTGAATGAGCGATCGCATCGAATCGCAGCGATCAAAAACTATATGCAGTCTGATGTACCCATGCTGGTTTCGGCTAGGAGGGAGACATCGAAAAGTGTCATGTTGCAGTACTACATGCGCATGACTCAGCGCCAAACCTTCGTTCACGAACTCCACCTGCTGGTCGATGACGTCTATGTCATGCTTCGCGCGGACTCCTTTAAAGGCAACACCGCCCCGGTTGAGGCACGCCTTTTAAAACTCTCCAAAGAAATATTCAAAGTTACTGCACCACAGAACGCCGGTGCAGGCTTTGCTCTGGGGCCGATTGTGATCCGAAGTCATCACGATCAGGAGATCGCCAGCTTCTATTTTCGCCCGCCAGCTTCGGATGTATCGCTGACCATCTACATCAATGCACTCTCGCCTGATGACGAAGAGCGCTTGCACGTGCGCACCCAAAAAGACACGAAGATTTTTCTCGCCGGCGATTACGAGAATCTGCGTGCTGGGAAAATCACACTGGCCGACATGCAAGCCGAAGAGTCCTTGATCGGTTTCAGCGACGATACTCACCGTCAGATACTCTTTGTCAGCGAGAACTATCGCGAGAATCCCTCTCTAAGCCGCCCGGCCATGAGTCTCCGTCTTTCAGCAGGGGGTATGAGCGCAGGCCCGATTGACCCCGATGAACCAGAAGACCTCGTTCGATGGACCCTTCCCCAATTCGCCAACAAAGGCTACGACCTCCCGCTTTGGCAACAGCCCGCCAGTCCGGACCCCGTCAATCCCCCTCTCACCGACTACGAAGCCATGGCCGTGTGGGATGCAATCCTCAAGTCCGTGCGCATCCGCTACGGCGCGGTCGCGCCCAAGCCGGATCCCTGGGCCAACATTCGCGGGCCCAGTGCAGAGGAAGCCGCCGAAAGCAAACGCATCCTCGATGAGTTCATCGCCAGCTTTGCGCAGCGCAAGCCATGA
- a CDS encoding T6SS immunity protein Tli4 family protein, whose protein sequence is MRRLIILFVCLVLGPLAGCAAFKQPSKQEKRNVSEMTSNMRTWALGRGLIDLPANWSGGGDVKLYYGLGADHSSVEVRVLGEGVTQERFDAALNERSHRIAAIKNYMQSDVPMLVSARRETSKSVMLQYYMRMTQRQTFVHELHLLVDDVYVMLRADSFKGNTAPVEARLLKLSKEIFKVTAPQNAGAGFALGPIVIRSHHDQEIASFYFRPPASDVSLTIYINALSPDDEERLHVRTQKDTKIFLAGDYENLRAGKITLADMQAEESLIGFSDDTHRQILFVSENYRNNPSLSRPGMSIRLSAGGKKRSAIDPDKPRDLVRWTLPEFANKGYKLPLWQLPAPSEPVNPSLTDYEAMAVWDAILKSVRIRYGAVAPKPDPWANIRGPSAEEAAESKRILDEFIASLEKRRSLPGDSDQ, encoded by the coding sequence ATGCGTCGGCTGATCATTCTTTTTGTCTGCCTGGTGCTGGGGCCTCTCGCCGGCTGTGCGGCCTTCAAACAACCCAGCAAACAGGAGAAACGTAACGTGAGTGAAATGACAAGCAACATGCGCACCTGGGCGTTGGGCCGAGGCTTGATTGATTTGCCGGCCAACTGGAGTGGTGGTGGCGACGTGAAGCTCTACTACGGGTTGGGCGCCGATCACTCGTCGGTTGAAGTACGTGTGTTGGGAGAGGGTGTGACACAGGAGCGGTTTGATGCCGCATTGAATGAGCGATCGCATCGAATCGCAGCGATCAAAAACTATATGCAGTCTGATGTACCCATGCTGGTTTCGGCTAGGAGGGAGACATCGAAAAGTGTCATGTTGCAGTACTACATGCGCATGACTCAGCGCCAAACCTTCGTTCACGAACTCCACCTGCTGGTCGATGACGTCTATGTCATGCTTCGCGCGGACTCCTTTAAAGGCAACACCGCCCCGGTTGAGGCACGCCTTTTAAAACTCTCCAAAGAAATATTCAAAGTTACTGCACCACAGAACGCCGGTGCAGGCTTTGCCCTGGGGCCGATTGTGATCCGAAGTCATCACGATCAGGAGATCGCCAGCTTCTATTTTCGCCCACCAGCTTCGGATGTATCGCTGACCATCTACATCAACGCGCTCTCACCGGATGACGAAGAACGCTTGCACGTGCGCACCCAAAAAGACACGAAGATTTTCCTCGCCGGCGATTACGAGAATCTGCGTGCTGGGAAAATCACACTGGCCGACATGCAAGCCGAAGAGTCCTTGATCGGTTTCAGCGACGATACTCACCGTCAAATACTCTTTGTCAGCGAGAACTATCGAAACAATCCCTCCCTGAGTCGCCCAGGCATGAGCATCCGCTTATCGGCGGGTGGAAAAAAACGCTCCGCCATTGATCCTGATAAGCCAAGAGACCTTGTCCGCTGGACCCTTCCCGAATTCGCCAACAAAGGCTACAAACTGCCGCTTTGGCAGCTTCCAGCACCTTCAGAACCCGTCAACCCCTCACTCACCGACTACGAAGCCATGGCCGTGTGGGATGCAATCCTCAAGTCCGTGCGCATCCGCTACGGCGCGGTCGCGCCCAAGCCGGATCCCTGGGCCAATATTCGCGGGCCCAGTGCCGAGGAAGCTGCCGAAAGCAAACGCATCCTCGATGAGTTCATCGCCAGTTTGGAAAAGCGCAGGTCGTTACCAGGGGATAGCGATCAATGA
- the tssM gene encoding type VI secretion system membrane subunit TssM, which translates to MKTVWGYLKRWGLPVLRQFNQAVPVLVLLGVVFLLIAIWWLGPQWTWRERQPLGELAMRVSASVVVLVVPLLIWAWRVRNRYQILQVERQHEAAVQADPCLPYVEAQERALDRSLGNLLNNMERRRSLYQLPWYLVLGEENAGKTSLITRSNQSFALSHVTKAGVRAHQEEQLAYPVDWWIGDEAVLIDPPGEFLSHPTSPAEHVEQQGKVKSVLPTGTHARLWSHLLDWLTRNRSRRALNGVVLVIDVQALLAQRPEQRKAHANLLRTRLFELTRQLGTRLPVYITLSKFDLLEGFEEFFARLSRSGREDLLGFTFSLDAVDDFDAWLAELTREYQTFVDCLTEQVFNSARESRTLDECDRLQALMHQMGGLRPALFGFLSEMLGSDRFTTPALVRGLYFSSVLQQGTLGNAFVKEAGQAYQLPPPPPEVKPAGGTAIYFAQQLFQRVIYPEAGLAGDNIKVARSKRRLLIAGFSVASLGCLVVIGTWQFYFNINRDKAANVLAKSQEFSERDIDAKVDPTGRNLLLPLDQIRDAVLVYGDYRQAWPLLSDMGLYQGRAIGPTVDEAYLNLLSKRFLPAIASGVLDAINTAPAGSNQQLAALRVYRMLEERQNRRPAIVEEWVAKQWQRAYPGQGQLQADLMGHLGYALKYADADLPHYRERIAQVQQQLRQLPMAERVYMSLKQDALERLHRPLDLRNEVGPAFDIVYRPLNTDQEGSGLQLPPLLTAKGFKDYFEPGTEGIIELAMIDQWVLGERQRLDYSDEDRKVLTQRIRALYSADYVDSWRRALNQFAVTDFDDLSHGVAVLEQVTGPAAPLRRLLETLRDNSVIYPAVPLAEGQAPLKLDKVPEGQQQAAGIRRAFSSLSELISARGEQPSYYEETLRSVSAVYDYAKTVHDNPDPGKAALKTVLNRFSLDGADPIANLQRVAVGLPEPLNQHVKKLADQTSQVLVIAALRELEKRWDSEIYSFYRDRLAGRYPFKASGEDASLDDFEAFFGPQGRLQQFHDQYLNVFLKDNLDALYSDSLGGYLVRNDVLEQLKKVERIRDTFFNHRGHLAVQLTIEPLALSATRLSSMLSVDGQLIPYQHGAPQRTGLVWPNSLGNTNGSQLTLVHSTGNTASMSYRGPWSLFRLLSRGHLNGRTDTSVDLTFSVADGLMRYRIGAEKANNPITQRSFEGFVLPRTLLEERQTKRDVNKVGGVAATALSDARP; encoded by the coding sequence ATGAAAACGGTCTGGGGTTACCTCAAACGCTGGGGCCTGCCGGTGCTGCGGCAGTTCAACCAGGCGGTGCCGGTATTGGTGCTGCTGGGCGTGGTGTTTTTGTTGATCGCCATCTGGTGGCTGGGCCCGCAGTGGACCTGGCGCGAGCGTCAGCCGCTGGGTGAATTGGCGATGCGCGTGTCGGCCAGTGTCGTGGTGCTGGTGGTGCCGCTGCTGATCTGGGCGTGGCGGGTGCGTAATCGTTATCAGATTCTGCAGGTTGAACGTCAACATGAGGCGGCGGTGCAGGCCGATCCTTGCCTGCCGTATGTCGAGGCGCAGGAGAGGGCCTTGGATCGGAGTCTGGGCAACCTGCTGAACAACATGGAGCGCCGCCGTTCGCTGTATCAGCTGCCGTGGTACCTGGTGCTGGGCGAGGAAAATGCCGGCAAGACCAGCCTGATCACGCGTTCCAACCAGAGCTTCGCTTTGTCCCATGTGACCAAGGCGGGGGTCAGGGCCCATCAGGAAGAGCAACTGGCCTATCCGGTGGATTGGTGGATCGGTGACGAGGCGGTGTTGATTGATCCACCGGGTGAATTTCTCAGCCACCCGACTTCACCGGCTGAACACGTCGAGCAGCAGGGCAAGGTCAAATCGGTGCTGCCTACGGGCACCCACGCGCGCCTTTGGTCGCATCTGCTTGACTGGCTAACGCGCAACCGCAGCCGTCGAGCATTGAACGGCGTGGTGCTGGTGATCGATGTACAGGCCTTGCTGGCGCAACGTCCCGAACAACGCAAGGCCCACGCCAACCTGCTGCGCACCCGGCTATTTGAGCTGACACGACAGTTGGGCACGCGCTTGCCGGTGTACATCACGCTGAGCAAGTTCGACCTGCTGGAAGGCTTCGAAGAATTCTTCGCACGGTTATCGCGCAGCGGGCGCGAAGACCTGCTGGGCTTCACTTTCAGCCTGGATGCGGTGGATGATTTCGATGCCTGGCTGGCGGAGCTGACCCGCGAATACCAAACCTTTGTCGACTGCCTGACCGAGCAGGTTTTCAATAGCGCCAGGGAGTCGCGCACATTGGATGAGTGTGATCGCTTGCAGGCGCTGATGCATCAGATGGGGGGCTTGCGCCCGGCCCTGTTCGGCTTCCTCAGCGAAATGCTCGGCAGCGATCGTTTCACCACGCCGGCGTTGGTGCGCGGGCTGTATTTCTCCTCGGTGCTGCAGCAGGGCACCCTGGGCAACGCTTTCGTCAAAGAAGCTGGTCAAGCCTATCAACTGCCGCCACCGCCACCCGAAGTCAAACCAGCCGGTGGCACGGCGATCTACTTTGCCCAGCAACTGTTCCAGCGGGTGATCTACCCCGAAGCAGGCTTGGCGGGCGACAACATCAAGGTGGCCCGCAGCAAGCGGCGGTTGCTGATCGCCGGGTTCAGCGTCGCATCCTTGGGCTGTTTGGTCGTCATCGGCACCTGGCAGTTTTACTTCAATATCAACCGCGACAAGGCGGCCAATGTATTGGCCAAGAGCCAGGAGTTCAGTGAGCGGGACATCGACGCCAAGGTCGACCCCACCGGGCGCAACCTGTTGTTGCCCCTGGACCAGATCCGTGATGCGGTGCTGGTCTACGGCGACTATCGCCAAGCCTGGCCGTTGCTGTCGGATATGGGGTTGTACCAGGGGAGGGCGATTGGCCCTACCGTGGATGAGGCGTACCTGAATCTGCTGTCCAAACGCTTCCTGCCGGCGATTGCCAGTGGTGTATTGGATGCAATCAACACCGCGCCCGCCGGCAGCAATCAGCAGCTGGCGGCCCTGCGTGTTTACCGCATGCTCGAAGAACGCCAAAACCGCCGCCCGGCCATCGTCGAAGAATGGGTCGCCAAGCAGTGGCAGCGCGCCTATCCAGGCCAGGGCCAGTTGCAGGCCGACTTGATGGGGCACCTGGGCTACGCCCTGAAATACGCCGACGCCGATCTGCCGCACTACCGGGAGCGCATTGCCCAGGTGCAGCAGCAATTGCGCCAGTTGCCCATGGCCGAACGGGTCTACATGAGCCTGAAACAGGATGCCCTGGAGCGTTTGCATCGCCCGCTGGACCTGCGCAATGAGGTCGGCCCGGCGTTCGATATCGTCTACCGCCCGCTCAACACTGATCAAGAGGGCAGCGGCCTGCAGTTGCCGCCGCTGCTCACCGCCAAGGGTTTCAAAGACTACTTCGAGCCCGGCACCGAGGGCATCATCGAACTGGCGATGATCGACCAGTGGGTGCTCGGCGAGCGCCAACGCCTGGACTACTCCGACGAAGACCGCAAAGTGCTGACCCAACGCATTCGCGCCCTGTACAGCGCCGACTACGTGGACAGCTGGCGACGCGCACTGAATCAGTTCGCGGTCACCGACTTCGACGACCTCAGTCACGGCGTGGCGGTGCTGGAGCAAGTCACTGGCCCGGCCGCACCGCTACGACGGTTGCTGGAAACCCTGCGTGACAACAGCGTGATCTACCCGGCCGTGCCCTTGGCTGAAGGGCAAGCGCCGCTCAAGCTGGACAAGGTGCCAGAGGGGCAACAACAAGCAGCAGGGATTCGGCGTGCATTCTCCAGTCTTTCAGAGCTGATCAGCGCACGAGGCGAGCAGCCGTCTTACTACGAAGAAACCCTGCGCTCGGTCAGTGCCGTCTACGACTATGCCAAAACCGTGCACGACAACCCCGATCCCGGCAAGGCGGCGCTGAAAACCGTACTCAACCGCTTCTCCCTGGACGGCGCTGACCCGATTGCCAACCTGCAACGCGTCGCCGTGGGCCTGCCCGAACCGCTGAACCAGCACGTCAAAAAACTCGCCGACCAGACTTCACAAGTGTTGGTCATTGCGGCTTTGCGCGAGTTGGAAAAGCGCTGGGACAGCGAAATCTACAGCTTCTACCGTGACCGCCTGGCGGGCCGCTACCCGTTCAAGGCCAGTGGTGAGGACGCCTCGCTGGACGATTTCGAAGCCTTCTTCGGCCCCCAGGGCCGCCTGCAGCAGTTCCACGATCAGTACCTGAACGTGTTCCTCAAAGACAACCTCGACGCTCTGTACTCCGACAGCCTCGGCGGCTACCTGGTGCGCAACGATGTGTTGGAACAGTTGAAAAAGGTCGAGCGCATCCGCGACACCTTCTTCAACCATCGGGGCCACCTGGCCGTACAACTCACCATCGAACCCCTGGCCCTGAGCGCCACCCGCCTGAGCAGCATGCTCAGCGTTGACGGTCAACTGATCCCCTACCAGCACGGTGCGCCGCAACGCACCGGGCTGGTGTGGCCCAACAGTCTGGGCAACACCAACGGCAGCCAACTGACCTTGGTGCACAGCACCGGCAATACCGCCAGCATGAGCTATCGCGGGCCGTGGTCGTTGTTCCGCCTGCTCAGTCGCGGGCACCTCAATGGCCGCACCGACACCAGCGTGGACCTGACTTTTTCTGTCGCCGACGGGTTGATGCGTTATCGGATTGGGGCAGAGAAGGCCAACAACCCGATCACCCAACGCAGTTTCGAAGGGTTTGTGCTGCCGAGAACACTGCTGGAAGAGCGTCAAACGAAGAGAGACGTAAACAAGGTTGGGGGTGTCGCCGCAACAGCACTCAGCGATGCACGCCCATAA